A region from the Triticum aestivum cultivar Chinese Spring chromosome 3D, IWGSC CS RefSeq v2.1, whole genome shotgun sequence genome encodes:
- the LOC123074532 gene encoding uncharacterized protein has product MESGGGARVRRQLQAVGRVAAYLGGGLLLLSTASTAAVRSLRFLSDTNQRKFAMQCGACEGKGTYGCRLCRGSATVEWSPLYDPVFVNPCLCPTCDATRVQRCLNCLGKGYA; this is encoded by the exons ATGGAATCCGGCGGCGGCGCCCGCGTACGGCGGCAGCTCCAAGCCGTGGGACGTGTCGCGGCGTACCTCGGCGGCGGCTTGCTCCTCCTCTCCACAGCATCCACCGCCGCCGTCCGCTCCCTCCGCTTCCTCTCCGATACCAACCAg AGAAAATTCGCGATGCAGTGTGGTGCCTGCGAGGGGAAGGGAACCTACGGTTGCAGGCTCTGCAGGGGTAGCGCCACGGTCGAATGGTCTCCGCTCTACGACCCGGTGTTCGTTAACCCATGTCTCTGCCCTACTTGTGATGCTACCAG GGTACAGCGCTGCTTGAATTGCTTGGGCAAAGGCTATGCATGA